The nucleotide window ATATGGCACAAATTCGCAAAGTTGCCTACGAAGTTAAGTAGAGTTCTTGATGGTAAGATTGCAAAGGCAGAATATAAGGCTTTAGTCCTTGATAACATTAACGTTGCTGAGTTTGAGAGAAGATGGACTGATTATATTGTAAAATATAACTTAGATGGAAGGGATTGGTTTTATAAGCTTTATTTGGAGAAGGAAAAATGGGTTCCTGTATACCTAAATGACCACTTTTGGGCTGGGATGTTGTCCACGCAAAGAAGTAAAGGAATGCATGCTTTCTTTGATGGAATCATTACCCGCCAAAGCACTTTGAAGCTATTTGTTCAGCAATATGAGTTAGCCATAAGAGCTAAGTTCGAGAAAGAATTGGAAGCTGAATATAGGTCAAGGTGCTTTAAACCAAAATGTTTATCTGAAGTCGCATCGGAGGAAAAACTTCAAGCATGTTATACTCGTGAAGTGTTTGAATATTTTCAAGTACAGTTCAAGGAAACTGTACCATTGTGAAATCAGCACCCCTCAAGATCATCAAGCAAGCCCTGAAGTGGAGAAATACATTATAACAGATTATTCGCTTAGGAGTTTTAGCACTAGAGATCCATTTGTATTCACGGTTAAATATACACCTATTGGAGAATATCTAAGTTGCAGTTGTAAGTGGTTTGAAACAAGAGGTATTCTATGCTGCCATATACTTAAGGTGTTGTATTATAAGAGGATTAAAAACGTTAATTAGAGGTATATATTGAAAAGGTGGAGAAAAGATATTGTTCGTCCGCAGTTGAAACGTTTCTTTCTAGGAGGTTACCCACGTATGACTTCTAAATACATGATGTACAGGGAACTATTAAAGCATTTTGAACGGTTTTGTGATATTGCATTGGACACTGAAGTGATGAGGCAATATATTAAGTATGATTTGAACAGATTGGAGcatgaacttttgaattgggatgatGATATGGTAGTTCCAAATTGGGAATTGGAAGATACACATGATGGTGTGGGTGAGGGTGAGGGTGAAGGAAGAAATACAAGAGATCCTAGATACGTAGCTTCTCATGGACGTCCAAGGTTGAATAGATATAAAGGGAGAATTGATTCATACTTTAGAAGTTCACAAACAGGTGGTGGAAGTGGAGTTAGAGGTAATATGAAGGGTAGGGGTGGTGGTAAATGTGGTGCTAGAGGTGGTGGTAAAGGTGGTGgtagaggtcgtggtaggggtggTGGAACTCCTCGGCTAGCTGAAGGAATTGAGGTAAAGTATAACAGTTTTGATtaattatatcgttgtgattcATAGTAATATCAACCGTTTATATAAtatggttgtagtcatataacctatgctaattatatcgttgtgattcATAATAATATCGACCGTTCATATAATAGCCATTTATATTAAGGTCATATGTATCGacctatagcaaccatataagtccattgactaatatggttgtagtcatataacATATGCTAATTATATCATTGTGATTCATTGTAAAattgaccgtttatataataTCCATTtatattaaggtcatacgtatcggcctataacaaccatataagtccattgactaatatggttgtagtcatataacctatgctAATTATATCGTTATGATTCATAGTAATATTGATCGTTTATATAATAGCCGTTTgtattaaggtcatacgtatcggcctatagcaaccatataagtccattcactaatatggttgtagtcatataacctatgaTAATTATATTGTTTTGATTCATAGTATTATAGACCACTTATATAATAGCCGTCTATATAATTTCATTTATTAAGGTCATATCGGCCTATAACAACCATATAAGTCTATTGAAATACCAAGGTTATAGGCATATTACATATGCTAATTAGATCGTTGCGCTTTATAGTAATAtcgaccgtttatataatagccgtTTATATAATTTAATTCATTAAGGTCAAACGTATTggcctatagcaaccatataagtctaTTGACTAATATGGTTGTAGTAACCTATGCTAATTATATAGTTGTGATTCATAATAATATCGACTGTTTATATAATAGCCgtttatataatttcattcattaaggtcatacgtatcggcttATAGCAACCAATTAAGTCCATTAACTAATAAGGTTATAGTCATATTTATGTTAGTTAGATCGTTGCGTTTCATAAAAATATTGACCGCTTATATAATAACCgtttatataatttcattcattaaggtcatacgtatgaCCTTATTTATATAATAGTAAATATATAATTCTATACATTTTTATTGgttaattttaattataataaaagGGAAATCATGATTAAAATTTAGGACTAAAATGTATTCTAGCTTCT belongs to Nicotiana tabacum cultivar K326 chromosome 6, ASM71507v2, whole genome shotgun sequence and includes:
- the LOC107786824 gene encoding protein FAR1-RELATED SEQUENCE 5-like; protein product: MPFASFVGVSQHRKSILLGRAFISSEDITSYKMVLSTWLGDLNNVRPLAIMTDQCDSIKAAINTLMPNTVHRYCIWHKFAKLPTKLSRVLDGKIAKAEYKALVLDNINVAEFERRWTDYIVKYNLDGRDWFYKLYLEKEKWVPVYLNDHFWAGMLSTQRSKGMHAFFDGIITRQSTLKLFVQQYELAIRAKFEKELEAEYRSRCFKPKCLSEVASEEKLQACYTREVFEYFQVQFKETVPL